In Carassius auratus strain Wakin chromosome 41, ASM336829v1, whole genome shotgun sequence, the DNA window aaaaaaaaaagatttactctAACTTCCCTCCAATTAGGCTacagtttttatttacaaatgctgggaaacatttctgaaaatagGTCACTTTTTCAAAACTACCTGTACATCTAGACCTAATTGTTcgaaaagcattatttatttatttttggacaagCAATGTATTACAATATGGTATTAGAAATGTAGCAAAGTGTTGTcttattcagaaataattattagcCGTCATAACAAACTAGTTTTCTTTCTGTCAGCAGTCCATGCTACACTGATAAAAATGATTGTGTGGTGAAGTAAatactacagaaaaaaaacaatttaatttctaCACGAAAAAGTTAGttcaggtaataaaaaaaaatgatttttttttattaagtaaaactTACTAAACTTTTCTGATACTGGTGTTCCCATTATATACTTTCTGATTTGAGTAGTTGACTAAAACTTTCATTTCTGTTTAAGTTGGTtgatcaatgaaaaaaaaaaaaaaaacaagcacagcTGCAcacaagatatttaaaataagccaaaagcctaaacaaaacattttagaaGTAAAGAGAACAGAAAACTGCATGGTAGAATTAGTTTAAACATAGAATAATCAGCCTTAAATTGagcaagtaacatttaaaataaagaaaaacacaaatctgTTTGTAATCTGCATCCAGCCATGTCAGCTCTAAAAGCTTTTATCTGAAATACAACATCCTGGAAATAATTACAAAAGTAACCAAGCCAATCCCAAGGTTGATATTATTCAGCATGAGCGCCATTTTGGAATTCCTCTTTGCTAATTCTTGCTGTCCTGAGTAGATGGCATCTCGAGTCTGTGAAAACAATTATGAAACATATAACATTTCTTTGAGCCAGTGGTGGATGGGAATGTTCAACATTTATTGTTCCATTTACATTTGATGGAAGAGGTACACTGAAAGCAAATCTGGgctataaactttattttattttatttatagtacattttacaagataaAATTacgaattgtgagaaataaacttcTTCCAGAAAGATTTcataattttgagataaaaaagttgcacttattattattattattattattatctcgtggcagaaacaggcttccataagtaacacactgaagtaagaaAGTctgaaactgtatttatttttaaatcttcctACTTACAGTATTCAATTATTAAGCCATTTAACTGTTGGTGACAAATTGCACATTCATTTAACTTTGTGAAGTTACCACTGGTTTCCTATCTTTTTCTTGAAGGTAAACATGTTTTTGTATAAATTTGCTAACgtagctttgttttattttgtttgttttattatgcaCATTGATAACCAAGTTAACATGATAAATAGCTAACCAAGTTGACCAACCAGTGAGTTTAGCTAATCCAGTCACAAAATCACATTgaactatatttaaaaattattggCTTGTAAGTAAATTGTTTTCACgtgtataccgtattttccggactataagtcgcacttttttttattgtttggctggtcctgcgacttatagtcaggtgcgacttatttatcaaaattaatctgacatgaaccaagagtaatgaactaagagaaatgatcagagaaaacattaccatctacagccgcgagagggcgctctatgcgtctcagtgctcctgtagtctacactgaagacatagagcgccctctcacggctggagatggTCCTCCAGACTCCTAAATATTTGCCCTAGGATATTTCACAAAGCTTTTTATTGATAAAACCAGCTCCTAAATCTTAAGGGTAGTTAGGGGTAGTCAAGAggatgtatatttaaatatataaatacatatattatgttgTATGTATTTTGACACATGCAGTCTACATTTTAAGAATCATCAGCCAGCTGAATAACtaataaaattatatgtttttttttttcttaaaactgtTAAAACCATTGCTGTTTAGGTGGCTTCCAGCtccacattttttatatataactaacAGTCATTTAAAGAAAACCGAAAAACAGGAAAACACCAACGATATCAGTTCTGAGGAAGTTACATGAAAGATTTTGTTGTGTGATAATGCTTACGTATTTGTGACCACAAATACAGCTTAAGCTTTAAAAATCCTCTCACATTTTGATGAGTGAGTAATATACCTATATGCAGTCAAAAGtatttgaacagtaagattttttttttatgtttttaaagaattctcttctgctcaccaagcctacatttatttgatcggaaatacagcaaaatcagtaatattgtgaaaaaaatcttactatttaaaatgacagctttttctttttgaaaatatatgttaaaatgtaattattcctgtgatttcaaagctgacgttttagcatcattactccattacgccattactttcagaaataattttaatatatttatatataattattataattattattattacatttctttaaaacagttgaatcattttttttcaggattattagatgaatagaaagatccaaagatcatcatttatttgaaataaaagcttttttaacattatatactgtaccattcaaaagcttgaagtcagtgtacatttttctttagttttttatttttatttttatttttttgaggaaaaaaaatatttatttattttttagaaaggaAGCTTTAACTTGATCACAAGTGATGATAatgatacaaaagatttctgtttcagataaatgctgttcttctgaattttctattcatcaaacctgaaaaaaaatctacttttttcaacataattataataataataaatgtattttctgaggagcaaatcagaatattacatTGATTTCAGAAGTAACATGTGAGACTGAATattggaataatgatgctgaaaattcagctttgaaatcaaagaaataagttacattttaaaatatattaaaatagaaagtacTCATAAATAGTAACGATATGTCACTATATTATTTTTGCAGAAttatggatcaaataaatgcaggcttagtaaacagaagattttttttttttttttaatctctgttCAAAGACTTTTGAGTTGTACTGTAgtataccgtatatatatatatatatatatatatatatatatatatatatatatatatatatatatgtgtgtgtgtgtgtgtgtgtgtgtgtgtgtgtgttacaaagcttcatgcttttaaatgttaaattaattaattaaaagacaaacacATGGACTAATATACTTACAGAGGAGGAGAAAACTAGCGCAGCAATGCCCAGAGGAAAACAGCAGAACAGAAAGGTGAAGATGGAGTAACCCAAGTAATCTGGAACTAGACTGGCTAGTGGAGCAGTAGTCACAAAAACTGGAGGCTGTACAGTGACCCCAGACTGTCCTGGATATGGACGTGTGTCACTGAAAGGCTGGCTGGGATCCATTTGTCCGGTTATTGGATTTTGATTGTAATTTTCTTTCTGCCTTGGAGTCTGCAGCAATGTATGTATTACTGTTCTCTGGTTCAGTCTTTTCTGTTCTGAAGTTAGCTAACAAATGAGAGGTGAGTTGTAGGTTTTAGGGAAGGAGTGACATCCCACATAGCAAACGGACTTGGCTCACATGCGGCCTCAAGgtggcactgctggcctcctgtcggcaatggcatgtatcctttcagccagagctgggccacgTGTTGCAATGACAGCACTGCAGGGATCCAgcaaacaacatgagggccgattgttgatgggaggagtgtggcccagatcagtcaggtgatatgtggcccaaatcaggctaagatctggaagcatattatgtgaccaatgataaacaagataaatacaatattgcatgataatggttaaatgatcacttacattttaatgaagtgtagtattgttaaaatttagtctttgaaatggcaagtcaaaattgaatgaaacattaatatttaaaaaataagcaaatcagtcaagtgcattaaactgcacttaattaaacattttattaaattttatattattattcttggtacaaaaaatcttagaatccttacacgaaaagagacagagagagagagtattttaccattatcatgtaatatttatttggtttactaagagacacacactgatctataatagagagagGGGGCACATAATTTTTAAAGTATGCGGCCAttcacaagcattaaataaaatgatcatgaaagtattttatttttatttaactcctGTACCCATGTGATActtggtgtgaggaacagatccaaatttAAACCGCATTCATCAGCgatatgtatctccttcctctgtagctatagtaactatttaaaaattaatatttatatcattaataacttaccctaatgtcgttccaaacacgtgaaacctctgtttatcttcagaacacagtttaagaaatTTTAGATAATATTtctgtcacgatcattacatgaagtgcccatgaacttttgtagagggcactccaatcaggacaattccacactcaacaccagatgtcactcggactctagcacctcgtatctgttgcaccacaccctaactacatttcccatgagtctcttcatcacaatcaccctgccacacctgcacctcatttacacacacatataagcagcacactcactctcactctctgcgaagtattgatttgctgtgtctgtcatttccaagcgttttccttgtgttggatctctctgtacctgacctttggattgtttataccgactctgattctctgctgcctgcccccgacatctgcttgttcctgttttcgattctggttatccctatatacctgacgccgttgctgatcattgcctgtctgaccattctcattaaaagttttgcacatggatccgaacctctctgtctcatcattacaattTCTTTCAGGGGTTACttatattatttttcatgcagGAGGTGTTCTTTCAAATTCATTCTTATTTTGCGTCTTTcccaacttttttattttatttaattttatataacagAGTATAAAGCCTTAACAAAAGCAATCCTTTAGCAAAGTTTGTGTTTCTTATAGGATAGGCCTACCTAaactatgtttatttttatgaaattctTTTTGAAACTACATTTAAGggttattgtgtttttatctttttttgtacatttttaatgtagCCTACAGTAGGCTACTTGATCGTCTTTATGGCCAACTCATCGATCACAATCGGCTGCTAGATCTGAGACTGttgctgtaatataataataaaatacatagaaAAATGCATTATGCCTGAATAATGTTCAGTTTTTCAAGCACACCTCttcttatattttacattttatgatcaGTGAATTGTGTGTACCAAACAAGCAAAGAATAACCACAATCAGACTATATTTTTCTGAGTGTGTTGCGCTGCAGGACCGTCGTGGAGAAGCTGACTCCTAAAGTTATGTATATTCTTCACATTCAATAACCGTCCGTTCACAGCAGTAATGGACatttatattttccaaaaaagtaatttttatcaCTTTTGTGAATTTTGCGAGAGAGAAAATTTtttactctttgtgtgatattaaataaatataggctATAGGACAGTGGCACGTCTATGCAGCAGGGTATGAAGGTGCATAAGGGTTGGGGGTCAACAAACAAGGGAACGAATAGAGAGCCCTGCACAGTTCATCAGAATTCTAGTCCCGAGTCTGACTGGATctcatctttttctctctctctttcccataTACAGCTGATGATACAGccattacaatatttcagttttttttttttatggcagagTGGTCATCTATTTTATTTGCTCTATTAGTTTAATTTAGGAATATGTTATGTttgttaaaggcacaatatgtaatttttctgctttagaaatagcagaaatcactatatctatgttatatatattttttagttgtgtacttacatcatcccgacagtttccatgagctttcaaatccggagaaaattatagtttaattagaagacacagcaagtttctttatttccgttttgtcatataaactttgacccctctagtttatctaacttcctgcggaaccgccaaatacaaaggtgaacagaagcaaagaagagacgaagaagaaaaagtaggagctagccttgatcgagactattatattttatatttatattgtttatattcgtatttaaacctcaatcaataacttatttatggatcatgattatgctttgcctgcacgttctgtgaagcgcaaacgtgcgggtgaaataaatgacccaagatggttttgggacaagagaagcaacaagacacgggtaaatattggagttgcatttcgaagatagagagagcttcgtgacaagctgaaactacagagagatgcagaACTcacttgcattctgataaacaggtacgcatccattcagctaactttatctatccgtatattttgtgaaacgatgatgtcttgtgtaaaacgcagacggactagctctcatgtaaatctacatttgttttatatctagctggctaaagtagcttcaaatgcagttcactaacttgttcgatatcatagtataacgtatttataattattaacgcGAAAGGCGACcctgttttttaacatatattactaatagctagatggaatattgatttgataggggtctcataattcatatatttcTCTGTTCGAAAAGaagtgattgtcaaaatactaagttagaatgagtgggGAATGTGGGAAGCGACAGAGTGCGTGATCCAATGAACAataactcccatgagccttacgctctttcccgacgtcatcaaagtacgtattatgttattattttgattgagtgacccctggtggccaaaattTCCATACTGCACGTTTAAATTCggggattttttgtttgtttgtttgtttttttctaagaaaTAGCCAAGAGACCAGTGGCAGGAAGCTCAATGAgcatatgtttgatcaatttagcgtTCTTCTCAAATCAACACGCCTTGCCTAAAATGAATCTatggataagaaaaaaaagaaaaacacttcatgcatttcaccataccaattattatcattttttttttaccctagattaaaaacaatagaaaaaaaccCCCAGAAGAACCCAGACGACACGAAGACGTCACATAGACGTCATGTTCAGACAGTCGAACTGTAATGTGGCAGACTAATGTGTAATTTATATGAGGTgtgatttatgcatttaactCATATCGAAACTCCATAGCTTTGAGAAAattgctttgttactttcgtcccatgTTACTTTCGACCCTGCTCTCCCCTAGGTCTCAGGCACCATCTGCCCCGCTTAGTATCATGTAGGCTATTGCTAAAGCTACGCGTGGGATTTTAATACATACTGTTTACTTTACGACTTAAAATAGTCAAGAAAATCTGAAACATATTTATTGCAGAATGCTGAACACTTTTGCAATTTACTCTTGATCGAGATAATAG includes these proteins:
- the LOC113059659 gene encoding synapse differentiation-inducing gene protein 1-like; this translates as MDPSQPFSDTRPYPGQSGVTVQPPVFVTTAPLASLVPDYLGYSIFTFLFCCFPLGIAALVFSSSTRDAIYSGQQELAKRNSKMALMLNNINLGIGLVTFVIISRMLYFR